The Agrococcus sp. SGAir0287 DNA window GCCTCCCGCGACCCGTTCGCGGGCGACGTCGACGAGATCGGCGACACGACGAACGACGAGACCTGGGTCGGCGGCCGTCGGGTGTTCGTGCGGGAGTGACGCCCGCCACGCGCGCCCACCGCCCGCCGGTGCTGACCGATCGCTGGAGTGGTCGCTCGATGTCGGTGAGTGGTCGGCAGATGTCGCCGACACGCCGCTCGGGCGGCATCTGCTGACCACTGTCGAGCCTGACGAGGTGACTGGGCGCCCTCGTGGTCACCGCGTCACCGTCGACGCCGCGCGTCGCGGCGGCGCTGCCGCAGCGGCGGTGCGTCGGCGGTCGGTGCGACGATGGATGCGTGGGGATGCGGGGCTCAGCGCGATCGGCGCGGTGCGGCGCGCGAGGACGGCGTGCGGCGCATGGCTGATCTCGCTCGTGTGCGGGTGTGGGCGGAGTCGCTCATCCGCATCCACCTCGACGACTCGTGGTCGTTCGGCTTCGACCACGCGAAGCGCCGCGCGGGGCTCACGGATCATGCGCGGCATCGCATCTCGGTCTCGCGGCATCTCGCCGCACGCTACGAGGACGACGAGGTCCACCAGATCCTGCTGCACGAGGTCGCGCACGCGCTCGCGGGCTTCGACGCCGGCCACGGGCCGCGCTGGCGCCGCGTCGCCCGCGACCTCGGCTACGAGGGCGGACGCCTGCACGATGGCGCGATCGCCTCGGAGCTCGCCCCGTGGGTCGGGCGCTGCCCGGCGGGCCACGTGCACCACCGCTTCCGTCGGCCGACGCGGGCGACGAGCTGCGGCCAGTGCTCGAAGCGCTTCGACGCGGCGCATCGCATCGCCTGGGAGCGCGTGCGATGAGCGGCGCGCCGCGGTCGTCGTGGTCGGCGACGCTCTCGAGCGGGCAGACCGCGTCGATCGTGGTGCTCGACGACGGCTGGGCGCTGGAGGTCGACGGCTTCCGCCAGTCGCACGTCGGCGACGACGCCGAACCCTCCCCGCATGCGACGGTTCGGTGGATGCTCGCGGCGCTCGCCGGTCCGCTCGGCGCCGAGGCGCCCGTGCGCCTCGCGCATCTCGGCGGCGCCGCGATGAGCCTGCCGCGGCAGGTCGCCCACGCGCGGCCCGACGCCGAGCAGGTCGTCGTCGAGCTCGAGCAGGCGATCGTCGACCTCGTCGTCACGCACGCGCCCCCGCCCGCCGGCGTGCGCGTCGTGGTCGGCGACGCGCGCGCATGGCTCGACGCCGCCGCGCCGGCATCGCTCGACGGGGTCGCGATCGACGTCTTCGCCGGCGGGCGCATCCCGCCCGCCTTCACGTCGCTCGAGTGCGCCCTCGCTGCGCGGGCGGCGCTCGACGCGCAGGGCGTGCTCGTCGTGAACGGCGTCGCCGGCCCCGAGCTCGGCTTCACGAGCGCGCACCTCGCAGCGCTCGAGGCGGCCTTCGCGCACGTCGCGCTCGTCGTGCAGGGATCCGTGCTGGCCGGCGCGCGGTTCGGCAACGCCGTGGTCGTCGCGAGCGACGCGCCCCTCGCCGCCGACCGCATCCGCGCCGCGCTCGCCGGCGACACCTCCCGTGGCGCCCTCGTCGCGGACGTGTCGCGCATCGTCGACGGTGCCGCGCCGCTGCGCGATGCGGATGCACGATGGTCGCCCGAGCCGATCCGATCGGCGGTCGTGCGACCCGACTGACGCCGCGTCAGACGGCGGCGGCGAGCTCGCGGCTCGCGCGCTCGGCGGTCACGAGGTGGCCCGTCGCGCCGCGCAGCGCGACCGCGGCCGCGCAGGCGACGGCCGCCTGCGGCGAGTGGAAGTCGATGCCGCGCTCGGCGAGCGCGTCGACGACGCGACCGGCGACGAGCGTGTCGGCCACGCTGACGCGCAGCGAGCCGTCGGGCCAGCGGTCGCCCGCCGCGGCGATCGTGATGGATGCGCGGCGACCGAGGCGCCCCTGCTCGGCGAGCACGATCTCGGCGACCTCGTCCGCCGTCTCGAGCGTGGCGGCGAGCACGAGCCCCGCGTCGGCGGCGCGCAGCGCGTCGCCCGACTCCCCTGCATCCGCGTCGGCGACGATCACGACGTCGGCGGGGTGGGCGCGCAGCGCCTGCACGCCCCACTCGAGCTGGATCTGGTAGTCGGCGGACACGGTCGCGAGCGTACGCGCGCGCCGCAGAGCCTGCGATGCGCGCGCGTCACGCGGCGTCATGCGCCGTCGCGACGTCCGTTCGCCGCGGTCAGCGCAGCGCGCCGAGGTGCGCGAGCGCCGAGCGCACGAGCGCGCCGCGGCCGCCCTCCATCTCGGAGGTCACGAGCTCGGAGGCCGCCTGGTCGGGCGTGAGCCACGTGAGCTCCAGCGCGTCCTGGCGCGGCTCGCAGGTGCCGGTGACGGGCACGATGAACACGAGCGAGACGGCGTGCTGCCGATCGTCGTGGTACATGCCGTCGCCGGGGATCGGCATGTACTCGGCGACGTGGAAGGGCGTCGGGCACGGCGGCAGCTGCGGGAACGCCATCGGGCCGAGGTCCTTCTCGAGATGCCGGTCGAGCGCGTCGCGCAGCGTCTCGCCGTGCATGACGCGGCCGGAGACGATCGTGCGCGCGATGGCGCCGGACGCGCCGACGCGCAGCAGCAGCCCGACGTCGGTCACGCGTCCCTGGCCGTCGAGGCGCACGGGCACGGCCTCCACGTAGAGCATGGGCAGCCGACGCCTCGCCTCGGCGAGGTCGTCGTCGCTCAGCCATCCGGGGTTGCGGTCGGGAGTGCGCACGGACATGCATCCATCGTGGCATCCCCCGCGCGGCGCGGGCCGTCATGGGCGATCGCGGCGCGCGGGGCGGCTCGCCGCGGGCAGGACTGGTCGCAGGTGCGCCGGACCGGTCGGCGATGCACCCGGGCCTGCTCGCAGGTGCACCGCACTGGTCGCAGATGCACCGGACCGGTCGCGGATGCACCGGTCACTGGTCGCGGTCGCGCCGAAGCTGCGACCAGTCCGGTGCGACTGCGACCAGTCACGCCATTCGTGACCGAGTGCGCAGGCGACGTTGGTCGCTCGCTGGTGCACCGAGCGACCGATCACCACCACGAGCGTCGAGTCGGCGGCAGGCGACGGCCCCGACGAGACGGGCGCCGGCTTCTCGCCTCGCCCGGCGGCCACGCATGCGGCCTATGCTGGCGCCGAGCGCCGCGGGCGCGCGAGAGGAGCGGCGATGCCCACCTTCACCACGACCCTGCTGAGCCAGGGCAACAACGTCGGCATCGAGGTGCCCGAGGACGTCGTGCTCGGCTTCGGCGTCGGCAAGCGCGTGCCCGTCGTCGTCACCCTGAACGGCCACGAGTACCCCTCGACGATCGCCGTCATGGGCGGGCGCTACCTCATCCCCGTCTCCGCGCAGGTCCGCAAGGACGCGGGGGTCACGGGTGGCGAGGAGCACCAGGTGACGCTCGAGCTCGACACGTCGAGCCGCGACACCCCCGTGCCCGACGACCTCGCGGCCGCACTCGACGCCGCGGGCGCGCGCGCCGCCTTCGATGCCCTCTCGCCGTCGAGGCGCAAGGAGCACGTGCGCCAGGTGGAGTCGGCGAAGGCCGAGGACACGCGGGCCAGGCGCGTCGCGAAGGTCGTGGAGTCGCTCGCGTGACAGGCGCGGAGGCGCAGCCCGTCCACGCGATCGACGCCGACGCCGTGCTGTGGCGCGACGCGATCGACGGTCGTGCCGGCAGCGACCTGCTCGTCGTGATGCACGGCATCGGCAGCCACGAGGGCGACCTCTTCGCGCTCGCACCCTTCCTGCCCGATCGGCTCACGATCGCCGCGCTGCGCGCTCCGCTGCGCTACGGAACCGGCTACGCCTGGTACGCCGCCGGCAGCCAGATGTCGACCGATGCGAGCCTCATCGACGCCTCGAGCCGCGGCGTGCTCGCCTGGCTCGACGGGCTGGAGGACGAGTTCCGCTCGGTCTCGCTGCTCGGCTTCTCGCAGGGCGGTGCCATGACGCTGCAGCTGCTGCGCCACGCGCCCGAGCGCTTCGCCGCCGTCGTGCAGCTGTCGGGATTCGTCTTCGCCGGCACGGCGCCCGGCGACGCGGCCCTCGCCGCGGCGGATCCGCGCGTGCCCGCCTTCCAGGCATCCGGATCCGCCGACGAGATGATCGCGCGCGACGCGACGAGCCGCACGACCGCGTGGATGCGCGAGCACACCGACGTCGAGGCGCACGAGTACGCCATGGGGCACTCGATCGTGCAGGAGGAGCTGCAGGACGTCGTCGCGTTCCTCGATCGGGTGCTGCCCGGCTGAGGGCTCGCGTCGCCGTCGCTGTCGGGGTCGGCGATCGGTCCACGTTCGGACCGATGAGCGACGCGCCACCGCAGGACGCGACCGATCACCGCACGACGCGGCCACGCGCCGTCTCGGGCGTGCAGCCTCGGTGCGGCTCGCCTCGAGGCTCGCTGCGCTCGCACCTCGACGAGCGGTCGCGCGGACGGAGCGTCGGGTGCCGGGCCGCGAGCGGCGGTCGGCTCGCGGAAGGTCGGCGAGCCCGCGGCTCCTAGCGCGACGAGCGAGCCGACCGGCCGCGCGTGATCGCGACGAGCGCCTGCACGTCGTCGGCGTCGCGCTCCTGCTGCCAGACGAGCGCGATCGTCGTCGGCGGGAGGTCGGCGACCGGCACGGCGGCGACGTCGCGTCGATGGTGCAGCCGAGCGAGCGACTGCGGCATCACGGCCACGCCCGCTCCCGACGCGACGACCTCGACGAGCTCCTGCCAGGTCATCGTGCCGCGCGCGATCGTCGACGCGTCGTCGAGGTCGGCCACGACGGCCGACTCGGCATCGGCGAGGGGATGCTCGCGCGGCACGACGACGAACGCGCGCTCGTCGTAGAGCCGGACGACGTGCAGCCCGCCCTCGTCGATCGGCAGCCGCACGATCGCAGCGTCCGCGTCGCCGGCGCGCAGCGCGTCGAGCTGCTGCTCGAGCGCGACCCGCTCGTGCTCCAGCGGCTGCGGCATCCGTTCGCCCCAGGCGCGGATCCAGCGCGCGGGCGTCGCGCCCTCGACGTACGTCAGGCGGAAGGGCTCGCGGGGCGCGGACGCGGCAGCGGGCTCGACCGTGCTGCGGGCGGATGCGGGACGCCGCACCCCGCCTGCCTTCGCGCCCGCGCCCTTCGCACCGCCGCCCTTCGCGCCGCCGCCCTGGGCGCGCGCTCCCGACGGCCGCCCGGGGCGGGCGGGCCGCGACGCGCGCCCGCGGGGGCTCACCAGGCGCGCTCCAGCACGACCGACTGCTTCGCCGTCGTGAAGCCGAGCCGTTCGTAGAGGCCGACGGCGCCCGTGGGCGACTCGGAGTCGACGTCGAGCACCGCCCGCTCGAGCCCCGCATCCCGTGCCGCCTCGAGGGTGCGCGTCAGCAGCCTCGGCGCGATGCCGAGCCCGCGGCGCTCGCGGATGACGCCGACGAGGGCGACGTAGACCGACGTGAATCCCGCGACCGCGGCGTCGTCGGGGTCGTGCTCGGCGAGGCAGAAGCCGACGATGCGGTCGCCCTCGACGGCGACGGCGGACAGGTCGGAGCGCAGGATGTCGCGGCCCACGAAGCGGCCCCAGCGCTCGGCCGTCGTCGGCTGCGAGCCCCAGTGGTCGCGGAAGGCGTCGTTGCGCGCGATGCGGCCCGCCTCGAAGAGGTCCGGCGTGAACGGCACGATCGTCAGCCCGCCGTCGTCGAGCGGCTCGATGGGCTGCGACAGGTCGCGATGCAGGTCGGTGAACCATCGCACCACGTCGTAGCCGGCGCTCGTGAGGAAGGGCACCGTCGCGTTCTCGGATCCGGCCCAGGCGTGGATCTGCGCGGGCAGCACGTCGTCGCCGTGCTCGCGCAGGCGCTGTACGGCTCGACGCTCCTCCCAGGCGAGCAGCGCGGCGCCGATCCCCTGCCTGCGAGCCTCAGGCACCACGGTGCCGCCGAGGAAGACGCGGCGCACGTCGGTCTGCCCGTCGGGCATCACGGCCGATCCGATCGCGACGATCGCGCCGTCCCGCTCGCCGACGACGAGGTCGCGCTCGACGTCGACGTGGCTCGCCGCGAAGTCGTCGACGATCTCCTGCAGCGGCACCTGGTACTCGGGGTGGTCGACGCGACCGGACAGGTTGGCCGCGACGTGCATCGCGGGCGCGTCCGCGACGGTCGGACGACGCCACGCGACGCCCGCGACCGGCTCCGGCAACCCGGGCTCGCCGAGGTCGGGGACGCGTGCGGAGATGGGGGCCGTGCTCATGCTCCGAGCCTACGGGCGCGCGGCCGTGCGGCCCGGCAGAGCAGCGGCCGCCCCGTCGACCCCCTGCGCCCGGGCGCAGCGTTCCTGCGCCGTGCACCCGGGCGCAGCGCTCCTACGCGAGAAGCGCTGCTCCTCGCAACCGCCTGCCGAGCGACGCCGAGCCGCTCCTACCGTCCGAGCAGCGGTGCCTCGGCGCCGCACAGCGGAAGGCGATGCGATGGCGGTGAGCGAGACGACGGCGACGACGGCGTCGGGCGACGACGGCGGACGACGAGCGGATGCGGGCGCGGCGCCGCCGGCGAGGCGCGAGCGACGCCCATGGCATCGGACGATGCGCGGCCGC harbors:
- a CDS encoding GNAT family N-acetyltransferase yields the protein MSTAPISARVPDLGEPGLPEPVAGVAWRRPTVADAPAMHVAANLSGRVDHPEYQVPLQEIVDDFAASHVDVERDLVVGERDGAIVAIGSAVMPDGQTDVRRVFLGGTVVPEARRQGIGAALLAWEERRAVQRLREHGDDVLPAQIHAWAGSENATVPFLTSAGYDVVRWFTDLHRDLSQPIEPLDDGGLTIVPFTPDLFEAGRIARNDAFRDHWGSQPTTAERWGRFVGRDILRSDLSAVAVEGDRIVGFCLAEHDPDDAAVAGFTSVYVALVGVIRERRGLGIAPRLLTRTLEAARDAGLERAVLDVDSESPTGAVGLYERLGFTTAKQSVVLERAW
- a CDS encoding LysR family transcriptional regulator substrate-binding protein; translation: MSPRGRASRPARPGRPSGARAQGGGAKGGGAKGAGAKAGGVRRPASARSTVEPAAASAPREPFRLTYVEGATPARWIRAWGERMPQPLEHERVALEQQLDALRAGDADAAIVRLPIDEGGLHVVRLYDERAFVVVPREHPLADAESAVVADLDDASTIARGTMTWQELVEVVASGAGVAVMPQSLARLHHRRDVAAVPVADLPPTTIALVWQQERDADDVQALVAITRGRSARSSR
- a CDS encoding alpha/beta hydrolase, with protein sequence MTGAEAQPVHAIDADAVLWRDAIDGRAGSDLLVVMHGIGSHEGDLFALAPFLPDRLTIAALRAPLRYGTGYAWYAAGSQMSTDASLIDASSRGVLAWLDGLEDEFRSVSLLGFSQGGAMTLQLLRHAPERFAAVVQLSGFVFAGTAPGDAALAAADPRVPAFQASGSADEMIARDATSRTTAWMREHTDVEAHEYAMGHSIVQEELQDVVAFLDRVLPG
- a CDS encoding spermidine synthase; protein product: MSGAPRSSWSATLSSGQTASIVVLDDGWALEVDGFRQSHVGDDAEPSPHATVRWMLAALAGPLGAEAPVRLAHLGGAAMSLPRQVAHARPDAEQVVVELEQAIVDLVVTHAPPPAGVRVVVGDARAWLDAAAPASLDGVAIDVFAGGRIPPAFTSLECALAARAALDAQGVLVVNGVAGPELGFTSAHLAALEAAFAHVALVVQGSVLAGARFGNAVVVASDAPLAADRIRAALAGDTSRGALVADVSRIVDGAAPLRDADARWSPEPIRSAVVRPD
- a CDS encoding NUDIX hydrolase family protein: MSVRTPDRNPGWLSDDDLAEARRRLPMLYVEAVPVRLDGQGRVTDVGLLLRVGASGAIARTIVSGRVMHGETLRDALDRHLEKDLGPMAFPQLPPCPTPFHVAEYMPIPGDGMYHDDRQHAVSLVFIVPVTGTCEPRQDALELTWLTPDQAASELVTSEMEGGRGALVRSALAHLGALR
- a CDS encoding SprT-like domain-containing protein, which gives rise to MADLARVRVWAESLIRIHLDDSWSFGFDHAKRRAGLTDHARHRISVSRHLAARYEDDEVHQILLHEVAHALAGFDAGHGPRWRRVARDLGYEGGRLHDGAIASELAPWVGRCPAGHVHHRFRRPTRATSCGQCSKRFDAAHRIAWERVR
- a CDS encoding YdeI/OmpD-associated family protein produces the protein MPTFTTTLLSQGNNVGIEVPEDVVLGFGVGKRVPVVVTLNGHEYPSTIAVMGGRYLIPVSAQVRKDAGVTGGEEHQVTLELDTSSRDTPVPDDLAAALDAAGARAAFDALSPSRRKEHVRQVESAKAEDTRARRVAKVVESLA